Sequence from the Candidatus Edwardsbacteria bacterium RifOxyA12_full_54_48 genome:
GCCGGTGCTGGACAACAGCAATATCAAGCTGACCCTGCAGCAGCCACTGTTCACCGGAGGGCGGGTGACCGGCAGCCTAAAAATAAACCGTAAAAATTACCAGGCGGATTCCAGCGATTATCTGGCCCAGCGCTGCCAGGCGGCCCTGAATATAAAGATCCTATATTGGAGACTCTACCAGGCGCAGCAGGTGAAGGAATTGGCCGAAGAGAACCTTCGCATCTTGGGCAATCATCTCAATGACGTCGGCAACCTGCTGGGCCAGGGCCTGGCCACCGAGAATGACCGGCTGAAGGTAAAACTGCAGATGTCCAATGCCCGGCTGATGCTGATAGATGCCGAAAACAACCGGAGGGCCATAGGGATACATCTCAACAGTTTCATCGGCCGTCCGCTGGATAAGCAGATAGACCCCACCTCCATTCCCGACACTTCTGAGGTTGCCGTGTTAAGCCCGCCGGAATTGATCCAGATAGCCCTGGCCGAAAGACAGGATATTGCGGGCCAGAAATACCGCCGGGACGCCACTGCGGCGGGAAGGATGGCCGCCAAATCCGGCTGGTATCCCCAGGTGTTTGCGGTGGGGAATTACACTTATGCCCGGCCCAATCCCCGGATATTTCCGGCCCGGGACCAGTTCGATGCCACCTGGGACGCCGGGGTGATGCTGTCGATGGATCTCTGGAACTGGCAGGCCGCCAAGCACCAGGTGCGTCAGGCGGGCTCTCTGCTCCGTCAGGCCGAGGACCGGCTGGTTTTGTTGGAGGATGCTGTCAGGGTTGAGGTCAATCTGGCGGTGCTGGATGTCCAACAGGCCGGAGAGAAGACCGCCGTCTCCCGGAGCGGGCTGGATCAAGCCCAGGAGAACTATCGCAACGTCAAGAACCTGTTCCTGGAGGGCATGGCCACCAATTCCGATCTGCTGGACGCCGAAGGACTTTTGCTTCAGGCCAAGGTGGGCCACGCCGGGGCCTTGGTGGAATGCCAGATCGCCAAGGATAAGTTAAAAAATGCCCTGGGAGAGTATTGATATAATGACGGCCCCATCGATAATAGCGGACAAGCTGAGCAAGCGTTTCGGCGGCTTTGTGGCGGTCGATAGCGTCAGCTTTGAGGTGAGGGAGGGGGGGATCTTCGGATTTCTGGGGGCCAACGGAGCCGGCAAGTCCACCACCATCAAAATGCTGTGCGGTCTTTTGTCCTCCAGCTCCGGCACCGCCCGGGTGGGCGGATATGACATCAACCGCCAGGCCGATCTGGTCAAAAAGAACATCGGCTACATGTCCCAAAAATTTTCGCTTTACGATGATCTGACCGTAGCGGAGAATATCAATTTCTTCGGCGGGGTCTACGGACTGGATGGTCAAAATCTGAAAAACAGGAGGCAATGGGCTCTGGAGATGGCGGGGTTGTCGGAACGCCAGCGTTCGCTGACCCGGGAGCTGGCCGGGGGGCTGAAACAGCGGCTGGCTTTGGGCTGCGCCATCCTTCATAAGCCCAGGATATTGTTCCTGGATGAACCCACCGGCGGGGTGGACCCGGTCTCCCGGAGAAGCTTCTGGGACCTGATAAATGAACTGTCATCAGGCGGCACCACCATCTTCGTCACCACCCACTACCTGGACGAGGCCGAATACTGCAACCAGATCACTCTGATGCATGCCGGCCGGATCGTAGCCGGCGGAAGCCCCAATCAACTGAAAAAAGAATGGATCAAAAACCCCATCCTGGAATTCAGGTCCGACGATGTGGTCAAGGCCATGGGCATGATCCAGGGCCTGCCCTGGGCCTTGGAGACCACCATCTTCGGCAACTCGCTTCATGTCAGCGTAAAGGAGGTCCAGTCCGGCAAAAGGGAGATAATCAAAGCCGTGGGAGCTGGCAATATAAAGCCTGAAAATATAAGGGAGGTAAGCCCCACCCTGGAGGATGTCTTCATCACCCTGATAGAAAAAAAGACACCGACCGAAAATCCGGAAGGAAAATGAACAATGCCTTTGATCAGCTCCGGCACAAAAGCAGACAGGGTGGCTTCGGTCATTAAAAAGGAACTGCGCCAGATAATGCGGGACAAGCGGAGCCTGGGCATACTGTTCTTCATCCCGCTGTTCATGCTGGTGATGTTCGGCTATGCCCTGAATTTTGACGTTAAACACACCTCCCTGGCGGTGGTGGACCTGGACCTCAGCCGGGAAAGCCGGCATTTGATCAGCGAATTCTCTCACAGCGAATATTTTACGGTGAAACATTTGCCATCGGCGGTAAAAGAGCTGGACCATCTCCTGGGCAGCGAAAAAGTACGGGCGGCCATCGTGATCCCCCGGGGATATGCGGCCGACCTGGCCCAGGGCCGGAGCCCGACGGTGCAGGTGATATTGGACGGGGTGAATGCCAATGCCGCCAACACCATTCAGGGATACCTTAATGCTTTTTTCCTGAATTATTCATATCAGCTTACCATCAAGGTCGCCCGGCGGCTGGGGGTGGCCGCCATTAACCAACCGATAGATTACCGGCCCAGGATATGGTTCAATCCAGAATTGAAGAGCGCAAAATTTCTGATTCCCGGGCTGATCGGCTTTATCCTGATGGTGGTGGGGGTCATCTCCACCTCGCTGTCAATAGTCAAGGAAAAGGAAAGGGGCACCATGGAGCAAATATTGGTCTCCCCGATAAACCCCCTGGAATTGATAATGGGCAAAACGATACCCTACATTGCCATTTCGCTGCTGTCGACGGCAATCATTTTGGTGGTGGGTTATGTTTTATTTGATGTCTACGTCATGGGCAGCCTGTTATTGCTGTTTCTGACCACTTTTATCTTTCTGCTGGGCGCTTTGGGCATGGGACTGCTGATATCGTCAATATCCGAAACCCAACAGCTGGCTTTTTTGGTGGCGGTGATATCCACCATCCTGCCGTCCTTCCTGCTGTCGGGGTTCGTCTTTTCCATCCGAAACATGCCGGAGGCAATACAACTGATAACCTATGCCGTGCCCACCAGGTATTATCTGGTGGCTCTGAGGGGGATAATCCTAAAAGGGGCCGGGTTCGGTGCGATCTGGGACCAGCTGCTGTTCCTTATGGGATTTGCCACGGTTATGCTTTTGGTGAGCGCCATCAGGATCAAAAGGTCGGGGCTGTGATGATAAATATTGGATGTCGATAGAACTCGACCGCAACAAAGACATGAAAATAATCCTTCATATAATCAAAAAAGAGTTTCTGCAGTTTATGCGGGATCCCAAGATGGTGGCCATCAACATCATTGCTCCGGCCATACAACTGCTGGTCTTCACCTATGCGGCCACTCTGGATGTCCGGGAGGTGAGCATGATTGTCTGCGACCATGACAATTCCTATTATAGCCGCCAGCTGTTGAGCGGCTTCACCAATTCCGGCTATTTTCGCACCGTGGAAAGCACCACCAGAAGCGCTGATATAGATATCGCCCTTATCGAGACCAGAGCTTCGGTCGGGATTGTGATCCCGGCCGGGTTCGGAAACGATCTGCTGGCTGGCAAGCAGCCTCAGATCCAGGCCCTGGCTGACGGTTCGGATGCCAATTCTTCCGGCATCGGCCTGGCCTATGCCAGCCAGATCATCAACCGCTATATCGGCCTGCAGTTGGCCGGATCATCGGGCCCCCGAAAAACGGCCCGGCTTTCGGTTAACCCCGAGATCCGGATATGGTACAACCCAGAACTCAGCAGCCGGAATTTTATGGTGCCTGGCGTTCTGGGGCTGCTGCTGATGATAATGACCATGATGCTGACCTCCCTGGCCATAGTCAAGGAACGGGAGAACGGCACCATGGACCAGCTGCTGGTAACCCCCATTAAATCGTATCAGCTGATCATCGGCAAACTGACCCCATTCTTCTGTATCGGGGTCATCGACATCCTGTTGGTGATGCTGGTGGCCACCCAGTGGTTCGGGGTCCCTGTCCGGGGCAGCCATCCGCTGTTGTTCTCCCTGTGCCTGCTGTTCATCATGACCACATTGGGGCTGGGTCTGTTCATATCCACCGTGTCCTCCAACCAGCAGCAGGCCATGATGACCGCCATCTTCTTCGTGATGATGCCGATGATCTATCTTTCGGGCTTCGTGTTTCCCATAGAGAACATGCCCCGGGTGATCCAGGCCCTTACTTATCTGCTGCCGTTGCGGTACTTCTACACCATCATCCGGGGAATATTCTTAAGGGGATCGGGGTTGGCCGAACTGTGGCCCCATGCCCTGGCCCTGTTGATTTTTGGGGTCGGCATCCTGTCGCTCAGCGTCACGCGGTTCAGAAGAAAGCTGGAATGACAGGTTCCATCAGGATCAACAATAAAAAGGCCTCCCTAAGGGGAGGCCTTTTTGTCCATCACCATCTGGCGGTAGGACTCAAGTAGTTGGTTATGGGGATCCAGCTCCAGGGCCCGGTCCAGATGTTTCAGGGCTTCTCCGTACAGCCTCATCTCCACCAGGCAGACCGCCAGGTCGTTCAGGATGCCGGCGTCGCATTCATCCAGGGCCGCGGCCTGCTCCAATATCTGCCGGCCGCTCTTGTGATCGCCGGACATGAAGACCGCCCACCCCAGCAGGTGCATGGTCTGGGGGTGGGCGGGCCGGAGGTCCAGGGATTTCTTCAGCTGGGCGATGGCATCCTCGAAGCGATCCATATAGCTGCAGAGCGAGCCCAGCTGCTGGTAATAGTTGGCCTCGTTGGGATTGAGCCCGATGGCAGCCAGCAGATGGCTCTCGGCTTCGGCGGTATCCCTCTCCAGGATCAAAAGCTCGGCCAGGCCCCAATGGGCCAGTTCCCTGGCCAGATCGCCCCCTTCTTTCAATTCCGGAAGGGCCAGTACCGCCCGGTAGGCTTTGATGGCCTCCTTGCGCTTGCCCTGCCGGGAGAACCGATCGGCCCGGGCGAAAAGCCGGGCGCTGTTATTTGCCGGGCCGGGCATGATGCTGGTTCTGGCCGGATATCTTCTTCAACTCATCCAACAGTTCCTGGCGGGTGCAGAGATCCTTGGCCACCAGGACATTTATCAGGGCCTGGATGGAAAGGGCATTGGCGGCCACCCCCTGCTGAAGGCTGATGGCATGGCCGGTCTTGGCTTCCTTGGCTCCGAAGATATTCTTTAAAAAATTCATTTTTTCCTTCGCTCCTCCCAGGCCCGGCGCTCCTTTTCGGTGGCCCGTCCGGTCTCTATCAGATCCCGGAATTCCTTCTCCGAAAGCGGGGCCCGGCGCTCACCGCTTCTCTTCAGGGCTTTTTTTTTGGCGGCAACTTTGGGCATTCTTATCTCTCCAAAAATGGTTGTAGGGTTTAGGGCAGTTCTTTTATCCGGTCCTGGGCCAGTCCGGCCTCGGGGCTGCGCGGAAATTTGTTTATCAGGGTTTGCCAGCTTTTCCGGGCCTCCATGGCCCGTCCCAGCTCCTTGTAACAGAGGCCGGACTTGTAATAGGCCGCCGCCGCCTTGTCCTGGTTGGGATACTGGGCCAGGACCTTTTCGAACTCGGCCAGGGCCTCCTGGTATTTCTTCTGGGCGTAATATCCTTCACCGATCCAATATTGGGAGTTGTCGGCCAGACTGCTGGAGGGATAAAGCTTCAAAAATTCCCGGAACCCGGCGATGGCCAGGTCGTAATTCCCCCGGGTGATGTCCAGATAGGCGGTGTCATACAACTGCTTGGGATCGGGCTTGGAGCCGTTATCTTTAGGCTTATCCGGCGGGGCCGGCGGGGTGATCCCCCTGCTGTCCGGTTGGGAGGAGCCCAGCGGCAGGGCTTGGACCATGGTCCGCGACCGCTGGTCCTCGTATTGCTGGTCCATGCTCATCATCCGTTCGTTCAGCGATCCCCAGCGGGTGCGCATCTCGGCGTTCAGCTGATAGGTGATGTCGGTCTGGGCCCGGAGCAGGCTGTCCATCAGGGTCATCTGGGCCTCCATCTTCTTCTGGCTGGTCTCCAGGTAATCCAGCTGGTCGCGCATCCGGACGTATTCCCTCTTGACCCCGCAACCGGCCAGCAGGGGGAGGCAGAGAATTAACAGGGTTGTTTTCTTCATGTTACTTCTTTTCGACCACGAATTCCACCCGGCGGTTCTTGGCCCAGCTGATCTCGTTGTGCCCCAGGTCAGCCGGCTTCTCCTTGCCGAAGCTGACGGTGGCCAGGCGGGAGCGCTCCACCCCCAGGTTCACCAGATAATCCCTGACGGCCACCGAACGCTTCTCCCCCAGCGCTAGGTTGTATTCGGTGGTGCCCCGTTCGTCGCAATGGCCCTCCAGCCTGACCGCCACCTGGGGATAGCTGCGGAGCAGTTTGGCGGTCTCGGTGAGCCGGGAGACGGAGGCCTCCTCTATGGAGTATGAATCGAAGCCGAAGTAAACGGTGGAGAAATCGATCTTCACCTCGGGTTTTTTCTCCTCAGCCGGCGGGGTGACCGGCTGCTCAGCGGTCAGCTCGGGCTTGACGATCTCCTCCTGCTTGGTGGCCTGTTTTTTG
This genomic interval carries:
- a CDS encoding multidrug ABC transporter ATP-binding protein, with the protein product MTAPSIIADKLSKRFGGFVAVDSVSFEVREGGIFGFLGANGAGKSTTIKMLCGLLSSSSGTARVGGYDINRQADLVKKNIGYMSQKFSLYDDLTVAENINFFGGVYGLDGQNLKNRRQWALEMAGLSERQRSLTRELAGGLKQRLALGCAILHKPRILFLDEPTGGVDPVSRRSFWDLINELSSGGTTIFVTTHYLDEAEYCNQITLMHAGRIVAGGSPNQLKKEWIKNPILEFRSDDVVKAMGMIQGLPWALETTIFGNSLHVSVKEVQSGKREIIKAVGAGNIKPENIREVSPTLEDVFITLIEKKTPTENPEGK
- a CDS encoding tol-pal system protein YbgF encodes the protein MKKTTLLILCLPLLAGCGVKREYVRMRDQLDYLETSQKKMEAQMTLMDSLLRAQTDITYQLNAEMRTRWGSLNERMMSMDQQYEDQRSRTMVQALPLGSSQPDSRGITPPAPPDKPKDNGSKPDPKQLYDTAYLDITRGNYDLAIAGFREFLKLYPSSSLADNSQYWIGEGYYAQKKYQEALAEFEKVLAQYPNQDKAAAAYYKSGLCYKELGRAMEARKSWQTLINKFPRSPEAGLAQDRIKELP
- a CDS encoding peptidoglycan-associated lipoprotein is translated as MKRTINIISGVLLISLILAGCAKKQATKQEEIVKPELTAEQPVTPPAEEKKPEVKIDFSTVYFGFDSYSIEEASVSRLTETAKLLRSYPQVAVRLEGHCDERGTTEYNLALGEKRSVAVRDYLVNLGVERSRLATVSFGKEKPADLGHNEISWAKNRRVEFVVEKK